One window of the Candidatus Rokuibacteriota bacterium genome contains the following:
- a CDS encoding 3-hydroxyacyl-CoA dehydrogenase family protein produces MTADDVKRILVVGAGQMGAQIAMQSALHGYQITLNDLNMELLQKGMAGNRKQLERRVQKGQMTKDKMEEAVARVTLEPDLEKAARDADFAIEAIVERLEPKKDCFAKLDRLCPPHTILATNSSTLMNSQIAPSTKRPEKCVNMHYFYPPLVMKLVEVVKGQWTSEETVEITAEVTRRSGREPVILRKELPGFLVNRILRALVREAYYCLEQGVASHADIDRAVELGLNHPLGPFKLGDLSGLDIGYNARLETFAVTKNEADRPPKELEKRVKRGDLGRKTGRGFYDYSTDPPKPILD; encoded by the coding sequence ATGACCGCTGACGACGTCAAACGCATCCTGGTGGTGGGAGCCGGGCAGATGGGCGCCCAGATCGCGATGCAGTCCGCGCTGCACGGCTACCAGATCACGCTCAACGACCTCAACATGGAGCTCCTGCAGAAGGGCATGGCCGGGAACCGCAAGCAGCTCGAGCGCCGCGTCCAGAAGGGGCAGATGACCAAGGACAAGATGGAAGAGGCCGTCGCCCGCGTCACGCTCGAGCCTGACCTCGAGAAGGCCGCCCGCGACGCGGATTTCGCCATCGAGGCCATCGTGGAGCGGCTCGAGCCCAAGAAGGACTGCTTCGCCAAACTCGACCGTCTCTGCCCGCCCCACACGATCCTCGCGACCAACTCGTCCACGCTCATGAACTCCCAAATCGCGCCCTCGACCAAGCGGCCCGAGAAGTGCGTTAACATGCACTACTTCTACCCGCCGCTGGTCATGAAGCTCGTCGAGGTGGTCAAGGGGCAGTGGACCAGCGAAGAGACCGTGGAGATCACGGCCGAGGTGACCCGGCGGAGCGGCCGGGAGCCGGTGATCCTGCGAAAAGAGCTGCCGGGCTTCCTCGTCAACCGCATTCTCCGCGCCCTGGTGCGCGAGGCCTACTACTGCCTCGAGCAGGGGGTGGCCAGCCACGCCGACATCGACAGAGCGGTAGAGCTCGGTCTCAACCACCCGCTCGGGCCCTTCAAGCTCGGCGACCTCTCGGGGCTCGACATCGGCTACAACGCCCGTCTCGAGACCTTTGCTGTGACCAAGAATGAAGCCGACCGGCCGCCCAAGGAGCTGGAGAAGCGCGTCAAGCGCGGCGACCTCGGGCGCAAGACCGGGCGCGGCTTCTACGACTACTCGACGGACCCGCCCAAGCCGATCCTGGACTGA